From Pseudomonas putida, one genomic window encodes:
- a CDS encoding cupin domain-containing protein — MTDLSVQHDAPKTWDRPADADLASWMQTRIARYETRRYDWDALKFQADYDPKYRRAQMRYVGTGGTGVGSDMNTIASEHFTFSTMVIPAGHEGPPHLHTDVEEVFFVLRGKLKVIIEKDGERFETILTDRDLISVPPGVYREEINVGDEDALMCVMLGAKKPLTPTYPPAHPLASIKRG, encoded by the coding sequence ATGACCGACCTCTCTGTGCAACACGACGCCCCCAAGACCTGGGACCGCCCCGCCGACGCCGACCTGGCCAGCTGGATGCAGACGCGCATCGCGCGCTATGAAACGCGCCGCTACGACTGGGATGCGCTGAAGTTCCAGGCCGACTACGACCCCAAGTACCGCCGCGCGCAGATGCGCTACGTGGGCACCGGCGGCACGGGCGTTGGCAGTGACATGAACACTATTGCCTCCGAGCACTTCACCTTCTCCACCATGGTCATCCCAGCCGGCCACGAAGGCCCGCCCCACCTGCACACCGACGTCGAGGAAGTGTTCTTCGTGCTGCGCGGCAAGCTCAAGGTGATCATCGAAAAAGACGGCGAGCGCTTCGAAACCATCCTCACCGACCGCGACCTGATCTCGGTGCCGCCAGGGGTGTACCGCGAAGAGATCAATGTGGGTGACGAGGACGCACTGATGTGCGTGATGCTCGGTGCCAAGAAGCCGTTGACCCCGACCTATCCACCAGCGCACCCGCTGGCCTCGATCAAGCGCGGGTAA
- a CDS encoding alpha/beta fold hydrolase, which translates to MMPITLIAPLLSLLEQRFAERLLRLGQGLQAVREAGSGAAIVLLHGIGSGAASWLQVALNLSERARVIAWDAPGYGQSTPLPKAVPGASDYAGRLLQTLDALGIERCVLVGHSLGALTAAAFAQAHPQRVKRLVLLSPARGYGAQPAQGLAVRSKRLHSLAHLGIGQMARERSAHLLSPDAGAQALAWVQWNMARLQPHGYRQAIELLCGDQLLRHAPLAVPCEVHCGSADSITRADDCQALADALGAPFYLIPGAGHACAIEQPDTVTGLLARALDASLTGSAL; encoded by the coding sequence ATGATGCCGATCACCCTCATCGCCCCCTTGCTCAGCCTGCTCGAACAGCGCTTCGCCGAACGCCTGCTACGCCTTGGCCAGGGCCTGCAGGCAGTACGTGAAGCGGGCAGCGGCGCTGCCATCGTGCTGCTGCATGGCATCGGCTCGGGCGCGGCCAGCTGGTTGCAAGTGGCCTTGAACCTGAGCGAGCGGGCACGGGTGATCGCCTGGGATGCCCCCGGCTATGGCCAGTCCACGCCACTGCCCAAGGCTGTGCCGGGCGCCAGCGACTATGCCGGGCGCTTGCTGCAGACACTCGACGCCTTGGGCATTGAGCGCTGTGTGCTGGTCGGCCATTCCCTGGGGGCGCTGACTGCCGCCGCGTTCGCCCAGGCCCACCCGCAGCGGGTCAAGCGCCTGGTACTGCTCAGCCCGGCACGCGGTTACGGCGCGCAACCGGCGCAAGGGCTGGCCGTGCGCAGCAAACGCCTGCACAGCCTGGCGCACCTGGGCATCGGGCAAATGGCCCGCGAGCGCAGTGCACATTTGCTCTCGCCAGACGCAGGTGCCCAGGCGCTGGCCTGGGTGCAGTGGAACATGGCGCGGCTACAGCCGCACGGCTACCGCCAGGCCATCGAGCTGCTGTGCGGCGACCAGCTGTTGCGCCACGCGCCGCTGGCAGTGCCCTGCGAAGTGCACTGCGGCAGCGCCGACAGCATCACCCGCGCCGACGACTGCCAGGCCTTGGCCGACGCTCTGGGCGCCCCTTTCTACCTGATACCCGGCGCTGGCCATGCCTGCGCCATCGAACAACCCGACACGGTGACGGGCCTGCTGGCCCGCGCCCTCGACGCCTCTCTCACAGGTAGCGCGCTATGA
- a CDS encoding SDR family oxidoreductase — MNPYPLQDSTVIVTGGSSGIGYACVELLLEAGARVAFCGRNEDRLRSAETRLRQRFPEAGLLAQVCDVLDAESVRAFAAASQAALGPAQALVNNAGQGRVSTFADTTDQAWNDELHLKFFSVIHPVRAFMAQLQGQPNASIVCVNSLLASQPEPHMVATSAARAGLKNMVRSMAFEFAEHGIRVNGILIGLVESGQWRRRFEAREERDLDWSQWTAQLAQRKHIPLGRLGLPKEAAQAILFLASPLSAYTTGSHIDVSGGLSRHA; from the coding sequence ATGAACCCCTACCCACTTCAAGACAGCACGGTGATCGTCACCGGCGGCTCGTCCGGCATCGGTTACGCCTGTGTCGAGCTGCTGCTCGAAGCCGGCGCCCGCGTCGCCTTCTGCGGGCGCAATGAAGACCGCCTGCGCAGTGCCGAAACCCGGCTGCGCCAACGCTTCCCCGAGGCAGGCCTGCTGGCCCAGGTGTGCGACGTGCTCGATGCCGAGTCGGTACGGGCCTTCGCCGCCGCCAGCCAAGCCGCGCTGGGCCCGGCCCAGGCGCTGGTCAACAATGCCGGCCAAGGCCGTGTGTCTACGTTTGCCGACACCACCGACCAGGCCTGGAACGACGAGCTGCACCTCAAGTTCTTTTCGGTCATCCACCCGGTACGCGCGTTCATGGCGCAACTGCAGGGCCAGCCCAACGCCTCGATCGTGTGCGTCAACTCGCTGCTGGCCAGCCAGCCCGAACCGCATATGGTCGCCACCTCGGCCGCCCGTGCCGGGCTGAAGAACATGGTGCGTTCGATGGCGTTCGAATTCGCCGAACACGGCATCCGGGTCAACGGCATCCTCATCGGCCTGGTCGAGTCCGGGCAATGGCGCCGCCGCTTCGAAGCCCGCGAGGAGCGCGACCTGGACTGGTCGCAATGGACCGCACAGCTGGCGCAACGCAAACACATTCCCTTGGGCCGCCTTGGCCTGCCGAAGGAAGCGGCGCAGGCGATCCTGTTCCTGGCTTCGCCTCTGTCGGCCTACACCACTGGCAGTCATATCGATGTATCCGGAGGCCTGTCCCGTCATGCGTAA
- a CDS encoding ABC transporter substrate-binding protein: MAHTALAALALSLAAQAQAEPTKVTYLLPAPPSLPAFAPWIIAKEKGYYQAQDLDLTFIAAKGGVDVAKQIGAGNALVGGAIGDTPIIVRPNGIPVRAVAVLGGGGVTMIATNAGENIHSVSQLKGKTLTVMSYSDTTYYALLASLRKAGLSKDDVDIQAAGPSGVWQLFSASKAQAMAGVPDWVVNAEDAGLKYALIPREQVFESMAQAILASDDAIEHHPQIVRGVVQATLRGLQDIIDDPKAAAATFARAVPAYAGKEASLEKTLRLYVEYVYAGQPVLGRIDPVRLDTVRKFYVSEGIVNREPKLEELYSNQFIETRTAAQ; encoded by the coding sequence ATGGCTCATACCGCCCTGGCAGCCTTGGCACTGAGCCTGGCAGCCCAGGCCCAGGCCGAGCCGACAAAGGTCACCTACCTGCTGCCTGCACCACCCAGCCTGCCAGCGTTCGCGCCGTGGATCATCGCCAAGGAGAAAGGCTACTACCAGGCCCAGGATCTGGACCTGACTTTCATCGCCGCCAAAGGCGGCGTCGACGTGGCCAAGCAGATCGGCGCCGGCAACGCCCTGGTTGGCGGCGCCATCGGTGATACGCCGATCATCGTGCGCCCCAATGGCATCCCGGTACGTGCAGTGGCGGTGCTCGGTGGCGGCGGGGTGACCATGATCGCGACCAACGCCGGCGAAAACATCCACTCGGTCAGCCAGCTCAAGGGCAAGACACTGACGGTGATGTCTTACTCCGACACCACCTACTACGCCCTGCTCGCTTCGTTGCGCAAGGCTGGTTTGAGCAAGGACGATGTGGATATCCAGGCAGCCGGCCCCTCGGGCGTGTGGCAACTGTTCTCGGCCAGCAAGGCCCAGGCCATGGCCGGGGTACCGGACTGGGTGGTCAACGCTGAAGACGCCGGGCTCAAGTACGCGCTGATTCCACGCGAGCAGGTGTTCGAAAGCATGGCCCAGGCGATCCTCGCTTCAGACGATGCCATCGAACATCACCCGCAGATCGTTCGCGGTGTGGTTCAGGCCACCCTGCGCGGCCTGCAGGACATCATCGATGACCCCAAGGCCGCCGCCGCCACCTTCGCCCGTGCAGTCCCGGCTTACGCCGGCAAAGAGGCCTCGCTGGAAAAGACCCTGCGCCTGTACGTGGAATACGTGTACGCCGGCCAGCCGGTACTCGGCCGCATCGACCCGGTGCGCCTGGACACCGTGCGCAAGTTCTACGTCAGCGAGGGCATCGTCAACCGCGAACCCAAGCTCGAAGAGCTCTACAGCAACCAGTTCATCGAAACCCGAACCGCGGCCCAATGA
- a CDS encoding VOC family protein: protein MSVLGIDEVTYGVEDLATCVRFFTDWGLSKVSDQPDEVIFETLNGCRVVLAALDKPGLPPAIEPGSTVREVVWGVASQADLALYSQRIANDPGFVEGNGRIGCTDPNGLAIRLQVTRKRTLDIECSGHNTWQTKGRINKPAPIYDRATPIEVGHVVFFVKDVNACEAFYHERFGFQASDRYPNRGAFLRTAEEGGHHDLFMLQLPAPRAGLNHVAFTVRDLHEVFGGGMHISRCGWATEIGPGRHPVSSAFFWYFKNPAGALVEYYADEDQLTGDWQPREFEPGPTVFAEWAIAGGIDGNTRRQQHAEAPQGKFLTDKPKHN from the coding sequence ATGAGCGTACTGGGCATCGACGAAGTCACCTATGGCGTGGAGGACCTCGCCACCTGCGTCCGCTTCTTCACCGACTGGGGCTTGAGCAAGGTCAGCGATCAGCCTGACGAGGTCATCTTCGAAACCCTCAATGGCTGCCGCGTGGTGCTGGCCGCCCTCGACAAACCCGGCCTGCCGCCAGCCATCGAGCCCGGTTCGACCGTGCGTGAAGTGGTGTGGGGAGTGGCAAGCCAGGCGGACCTTGCCCTGTACAGCCAGCGCATCGCCAACGACCCGGGCTTTGTCGAAGGCAATGGCCGCATCGGCTGCACCGACCCCAACGGCCTGGCGATCCGCTTGCAGGTCACCCGCAAACGCACGCTGGACATCGAGTGCAGCGGCCACAACACCTGGCAGACCAAGGGCCGGATCAACAAACCGGCGCCGATCTACGACCGCGCCACGCCCATCGAAGTGGGCCATGTGGTGTTCTTCGTCAAGGACGTGAACGCCTGCGAGGCTTTCTACCACGAACGTTTCGGCTTCCAGGCATCGGACCGTTACCCCAACCGCGGCGCCTTCCTGCGCACCGCCGAGGAAGGCGGCCACCACGACCTGTTCATGCTCCAGCTGCCAGCCCCGCGCGCCGGCCTCAACCACGTGGCGTTCACCGTACGTGACCTGCACGAAGTGTTCGGCGGCGGCATGCATATCTCCCGCTGCGGTTGGGCCACCGAAATCGGCCCGGGCCGCCACCCGGTTTCATCGGCATTCTTCTGGTACTTCAAGAACCCGGCCGGGGCGCTGGTCGAGTACTACGCCGACGAAGACCAGCTGACCGGCGACTGGCAGCCACGCGAGTTCGAACCCGGCCCGACGGTGTTCGCCGAATGGGCGATTGCCGGCGGCATCGACGGCAACACCCGGCGCCAGCAGCACGCAGAAGCACCGCAAGGCAAATTCCTCACCGACAAGCCCAAGCACAACTGA
- a CDS encoding ABC transporter permease, which produces MRKLNPSVAGSIALLVLFLVLWQWGPGLVGMPEFVMPQLSRVAQESVLMWHSGGLLEHTLITAFEIIVGFALGALLGVAIGVSLGLSPSAEAMLSPYILALQIAPKVAFAPLFVMWLGYTIYPKILIAILIVFFPVMINVLSAIRTVDPDMINLVRTMNASRWQIFRLVEFPSAMAALFSGLRIASTLAVIGVTVGELVGGNQGLGFLLVDAEGQGNTAGVFVAIVMLTLIGVLAYGAVVWAEKRVLHYLPKAMLSSQ; this is translated from the coding sequence ATGAGAAAGCTCAACCCTTCCGTGGCCGGCAGCATCGCCCTGCTGGTCTTGTTCCTGGTGCTCTGGCAATGGGGCCCGGGGCTGGTCGGCATGCCCGAGTTCGTCATGCCGCAACTGAGCCGGGTGGCTCAGGAAAGCGTGCTGATGTGGCATTCCGGCGGCCTGCTGGAACACACCCTGATCACCGCCTTCGAAATCATCGTCGGCTTCGCCCTTGGTGCTCTGCTGGGGGTCGCTATCGGCGTCTCGCTGGGGCTGTCGCCCTCGGCCGAAGCGATGCTTTCACCTTACATCCTGGCGCTGCAGATCGCGCCCAAGGTGGCCTTCGCCCCGCTGTTCGTGATGTGGTTGGGCTACACCATCTACCCGAAGATCCTCATCGCCATCCTGATCGTGTTCTTCCCGGTGATGATCAACGTGCTTTCGGCCATCCGCACCGTCGACCCCGACATGATCAACCTGGTGCGCACCATGAACGCCAGCCGCTGGCAGATCTTCCGCCTGGTGGAGTTCCCTTCGGCCATGGCCGCGTTGTTCTCCGGCCTGCGCATCGCCTCGACCCTGGCCGTGATCGGCGTCACCGTCGGCGAGCTGGTGGGCGGCAACCAGGGCCTGGGCTTCCTGCTGGTGGATGCCGAAGGCCAGGGCAACACCGCAGGCGTGTTCGTCGCCATCGTCATGCTCACGCTGATCGGCGTACTCGCCTACGGCGCCGTGGTGTGGGCCGAGAAGCGCGTCCTGCACTACCTCCCCAAAGCCATGCTGAGTAGCCAATGA
- a CDS encoding thiamine pyrophosphate-binding protein translates to MRNENTVTVGAVITAFLEQCDVRAAFGVISIHNMPILDAFAVRGNIRFVMARGEAGATNMADAYARSIGGLGVCLTSTGTAAGNAAGAMVEALTAGTPLLHITGQIETPYLDQELAYIHEARDQLTMLKAVSKAAFRVRSVETALSTLKLAVQTALTAPTGPVSVEIPIDIQSAFIPMPTDLSPLPIPVAAPAAEALDLVAERLASATRPLLWLGGGARHAGAQVKRLLDMGVGVITSTQGRGVVNEDDERCLGAFSQNKLVEGFMQTCDALVVAGSRLRSNETFKYALKLPRTTLRIDVNPAIEGRSYPSDLFICGDAALALQGLADRLQGRLNIDPSFLPELKAVREQARKQLVADLGPYASLVEQLQAQTGRNFTWVRDVTLSNSIWGNRLLNLYHPLSGVHALGGGIGQGLAMGIGAAVAAAQTAPERKVFALAGDGGFILNLGELATLVQENANVVILLMNDQRYGVIRNIQDAIYGARHAYVELHTPNYSKLSESLGLRHGLVSDLKQFGEVLEGALGAQGPFLLEVDMLSVGGFATQFAGPPNSETKAQKATA, encoded by the coding sequence ATGCGTAACGAAAATACTGTCACCGTCGGTGCCGTCATCACCGCGTTCCTGGAGCAATGCGACGTCAGGGCGGCGTTCGGCGTGATCTCGATTCACAACATGCCGATCCTCGATGCCTTCGCTGTGCGCGGCAATATCCGCTTCGTCATGGCCCGCGGCGAAGCCGGGGCGACCAACATGGCCGATGCCTATGCCCGCAGCATCGGCGGCCTGGGCGTGTGCCTGACCTCCACCGGTACGGCTGCCGGCAACGCCGCCGGGGCCATGGTCGAAGCGCTGACCGCCGGTACCCCACTGCTGCACATCACCGGGCAGATCGAAACCCCCTACTTGGACCAGGAGCTGGCCTACATTCACGAGGCCCGCGACCAGCTGACCATGCTCAAGGCCGTGTCCAAGGCAGCGTTTCGCGTGCGCAGCGTCGAAACCGCGCTGAGCACCTTGAAGCTGGCCGTGCAGACCGCACTGACCGCCCCAACCGGCCCGGTCAGTGTAGAGATCCCGATCGATATCCAGTCAGCTTTCATCCCCATGCCGACCGACCTGTCGCCACTGCCTATCCCGGTCGCCGCACCTGCCGCCGAAGCCCTCGACCTGGTTGCCGAACGCCTGGCCAGCGCCACCCGCCCACTGCTGTGGCTGGGCGGCGGTGCCCGGCATGCCGGCGCGCAGGTCAAGCGCCTGCTGGACATGGGCGTCGGCGTGATCACCTCGACTCAAGGCCGTGGCGTGGTCAACGAAGACGATGAGCGCTGCCTGGGAGCCTTCTCGCAGAACAAGCTGGTCGAAGGCTTCATGCAGACCTGCGATGCCCTGGTAGTAGCGGGCTCGCGCCTGCGCAGCAATGAGACCTTCAAGTACGCCCTGAAGCTGCCGCGCACGACCCTGCGCATCGACGTCAACCCGGCCATCGAAGGCCGCAGCTACCCCAGCGACCTGTTCATCTGTGGCGACGCCGCGCTGGCCCTGCAGGGCCTGGCCGACCGCCTGCAGGGCCGCCTGAACATCGACCCAAGCTTCCTGCCCGAACTCAAGGCCGTGCGCGAGCAGGCACGCAAACAGCTGGTCGCCGACCTGGGCCCGTACGCATCGCTGGTGGAGCAGTTGCAGGCGCAGACTGGGCGCAACTTCACCTGGGTGCGCGACGTGACCCTGTCCAACAGCATCTGGGGCAACCGCCTGCTCAACCTCTATCACCCCCTGTCCGGTGTGCACGCGCTCGGCGGTGGCATCGGCCAAGGCCTGGCGATGGGCATCGGCGCTGCCGTGGCGGCGGCGCAAACGGCACCGGAGCGCAAGGTGTTCGCCCTGGCTGGCGATGGTGGCTTCATTCTCAACCTGGGTGAGCTGGCGACCCTGGTGCAGGAGAACGCCAACGTGGTCATCCTGCTCATGAACGACCAGCGCTATGGCGTTATCCGCAACATCCAGGACGCCATCTACGGTGCCCGCCACGCCTACGTCGAACTGCACACGCCGAACTACAGCAAGCTCTCGGAATCGCTGGGCCTGCGCCATGGGCTGGTCAGCGACCTGAAGCAGTTCGGTGAGGTGCTCGAAGGCGCGCTGGGCGCGCAAGGCCCGTTCCTGCTGGAAGTGGACATGCTCAGCGTGGGTGGCTTCGCTACCCAGTTCGCCGGCCCGCCCAACAGCGAAACCAAGGCGCAGAAGGCCACGGCCTGA
- a CDS encoding aldehyde dehydrogenase has protein sequence MTLEQTLPICIAGTWRLGGGERYASCYPATGEPVAWLNAASLEDVEAAVQGAHQAFLHSGWAQRKPHERAAVLYRIAGLIRERAEELAQLQRQDNGKPINETRALVASAAGTFQFFAAACETLEETITPSRGDFVSMSVYEPMGVVAAITPWNSPIASEAQKVAPALAGGNAVVIKPAEITPLLALQLARICEDAGLPKGLVSVLPGKGSLLGDALTRHPLVKRVSFTGGTRTGKHIAHIAADKMMPVSLELGGKSPTIVLDDADLDHAVAGVLYGIFSSSGEACIAGSRLFVARALYEPFMARLTTAAAQLRLGDPADERTQMGPLISAGHRASVERYVALGLAEGGRLRLGGERPSGGLYDQGYFYPPTILEGLGNHQQVCQEEIFGPVLVALPFDSEEDLLAQANDSLYALAAGIWSRDYKRAWALGRKLQAGTVWINTYKQFSISTPFGGWRDSGLGREKGRLGILQYMEQKSLYWGMNQQPLAWAGVEAGQ, from the coding sequence ATGACTCTGGAACAGACCTTACCGATCTGCATCGCCGGCACCTGGCGCCTGGGCGGCGGCGAGCGTTACGCCTCGTGCTACCCGGCGACCGGTGAGCCCGTCGCCTGGCTCAATGCCGCCAGCCTCGAGGATGTCGAAGCCGCCGTACAGGGGGCCCACCAGGCCTTCCTGCACAGCGGCTGGGCCCAGCGTAAGCCGCACGAACGTGCCGCGGTGCTGTACCGCATCGCCGGCCTGATCCGCGAGCGCGCCGAAGAGCTGGCGCAACTGCAACGCCAGGACAACGGCAAGCCGATCAACGAAACCCGCGCCTTGGTCGCCAGCGCGGCAGGGACTTTCCAGTTCTTCGCCGCGGCCTGCGAAACCCTGGAGGAAACCATCACCCCATCGCGCGGCGATTTCGTCAGCATGAGCGTGTACGAGCCGATGGGTGTAGTCGCGGCGATCACGCCATGGAACTCGCCTATCGCCAGCGAGGCGCAAAAGGTCGCCCCGGCCCTGGCCGGTGGCAATGCAGTGGTGATCAAGCCGGCGGAAATCACCCCGCTGCTGGCCCTGCAGCTGGCCCGCATCTGTGAAGACGCCGGGCTGCCCAAAGGCCTGGTCAGCGTGCTGCCAGGCAAGGGTTCATTGCTGGGTGACGCATTGACCCGCCACCCGCTGGTCAAACGTGTGTCCTTCACCGGCGGTACCCGCACCGGCAAACACATCGCCCATATCGCCGCCGACAAGATGATGCCGGTGTCGCTGGAGCTGGGCGGCAAGTCGCCGACCATCGTCCTTGATGACGCCGACCTCGACCATGCCGTTGCCGGTGTGCTGTACGGCATCTTCAGCTCCTCGGGCGAGGCATGCATTGCAGGCTCCCGGCTGTTTGTCGCCCGTGCCCTGTACGAGCCGTTCATGGCCCGGCTGACCACTGCCGCCGCGCAACTGCGCCTGGGTGACCCGGCTGACGAGCGCACGCAGATGGGCCCGCTGATCAGTGCTGGCCACCGCGCGTCGGTGGAGCGCTACGTGGCCCTGGGCCTGGCCGAAGGTGGCCGCCTGCGCCTGGGCGGTGAGCGCCCGAGCGGCGGCCTGTACGACCAGGGTTACTTCTACCCGCCGACCATCCTCGAAGGGTTGGGCAACCACCAGCAGGTATGTCAGGAGGAGATCTTTGGCCCGGTACTGGTGGCCCTCCCGTTCGACAGCGAAGAAGACCTGCTGGCCCAGGCCAACGACAGCCTGTACGCCCTTGCCGCCGGTATCTGGAGCCGTGACTACAAGCGTGCCTGGGCGCTTGGCCGCAAGCTTCAGGCCGGTACGGTGTGGATCAACACCTACAAGCAGTTCTCCATCTCGACGCCGTTCGGCGGCTGGCGGGACAGTGGCCTTGGCCGAGAAAAAGGCCGCCTGGGCATCCTGCAGTACATGGAACAGAAAAGCCTCTACTGGGGCATGAACCAACAGCCGCTGGCCTGGGCCGGCGTGGAGGCAGGGCAATGA
- a CDS encoding SDR family oxidoreductase has protein sequence MMSSFNNLLQGRRVLVTGGARGLGYAFAQAIAQAGARVVIADVLAGRVQQAACELSGMGLDVSGVSLDLASPESIETCIERTVKRLGGLDGLVNNASITNSGGKSCEELDIETWDQVMQVNVRGTWLMTRAALPALRESGRGAVINLASDTPLWGAPNLLAYVASKGAVIAMTRSLARELGNANITVNAIAPGLVLVEATAYVPEARHRLYTEQRAIQRPQLPDDVSGAVLFALSDLSRFITGQTLPVNGGFVMP, from the coding sequence ATGATGAGCAGCTTCAACAACCTTCTCCAGGGCCGCCGCGTGCTGGTCACAGGTGGTGCCCGCGGGCTGGGCTATGCCTTTGCCCAGGCCATAGCCCAGGCCGGCGCACGGGTGGTCATCGCCGATGTGCTCGCCGGGCGTGTGCAACAGGCTGCCTGCGAGCTGAGCGGTATGGGCCTGGATGTCAGCGGCGTCAGCCTGGACCTTGCCAGCCCCGAGTCCATCGAGACCTGCATCGAGCGCACGGTCAAACGCCTGGGCGGCCTGGACGGCCTGGTCAACAACGCCTCGATCACCAATTCCGGCGGCAAGAGCTGCGAGGAACTGGACATCGAGACCTGGGACCAGGTCATGCAGGTGAATGTGCGCGGCACCTGGCTGATGACCCGCGCCGCCCTCCCGGCACTGCGCGAAAGTGGCCGTGGCGCGGTCATCAACCTGGCGTCCGACACCCCCCTGTGGGGTGCACCGAACCTGCTGGCCTATGTCGCCAGCAAAGGGGCGGTGATCGCCATGACCCGCAGCCTGGCCCGCGAGCTGGGCAACGCCAACATCACCGTCAACGCCATCGCCCCCGGCCTGGTGCTGGTCGAAGCCACCGCCTATGTGCCCGAGGCCCGCCACCGCCTGTACACCGAACAACGGGCAATCCAGCGCCCGCAACTGCCCGACGACGTCAGTGGCGCGGTGCTGTTCGCCCTGTCCGACTTGTCGCGCTTCATCACTGGACAAACCCTGCCGGTCAACGGCGGGTTCGTCATGCCCTGA
- a CDS encoding aspartate dehydrogenase translates to MLHITMIGCGAIGVGVLELLEKDPLLCVDAVIASAGSEALVRQRLASLRRPPQVLTALPADARPDLLVECAGHKAIEEHVLPALERGIACLIVSVGALSEPGLVERLEAAAAHGNTRIELLPGAIGGIDALSAAKVGGLDAVSYTGRKPAQAWQNTPAEQVCALDALTEATVIFDGSAREAARLYPKNANVAATLSLAGLGLDRTRVTLIADPLSEENVHKVEARGAFGRFEMSLRGKPLPANPKTSALTVYSVVRALGNHAHAISI, encoded by the coding sequence ATGTTGCATATCACCATGATCGGCTGCGGTGCCATTGGCGTCGGTGTGCTTGAACTGCTGGAGAAAGACCCGCTGCTGTGCGTCGATGCGGTGATTGCCTCGGCCGGCTCTGAAGCGCTGGTACGCCAGCGACTGGCGAGCTTGCGCCGGCCACCGCAGGTCCTCACCGCCCTGCCGGCCGACGCGCGCCCTGACTTGCTGGTCGAATGCGCCGGCCACAAGGCGATCGAAGAGCACGTGCTGCCAGCGCTGGAGCGCGGCATCGCCTGCCTGATCGTCTCGGTTGGTGCACTGTCCGAGCCTGGCCTGGTCGAGCGCCTGGAAGCGGCAGCGGCACACGGCAACACGCGAATCGAGCTGCTGCCCGGCGCCATTGGCGGCATCGACGCACTGTCGGCCGCCAAGGTCGGCGGCCTGGACGCAGTCAGCTACACCGGCCGCAAACCGGCACAGGCCTGGCAAAACACACCCGCCGAGCAGGTCTGCGCGCTGGACGCCCTCACAGAAGCGACCGTGATCTTCGACGGCAGCGCCCGTGAGGCGGCGCGGCTGTACCCGAAAAACGCCAACGTCGCGGCCACCCTGTCACTGGCCGGGCTGGGCCTCGACCGCACCCGTGTGACCCTGATCGCCGACCCGCTCAGCGAAGAAAACGTGCACAAGGTCGAAGCCCGCGGCGCCTTCGGCCGCTTCGAAATGAGCCTGCGCGGCAAACCGCTGCCGGCCAACCCGAAGACCTCGGCACTGACCGTCTACAGCGTGGTACGCGCCCTCGGCAACCACGCCCATGCCATTTCCATCTAG
- a CDS encoding IclR family transcriptional regulator, which produces MDPSKENQDKYIVPGLERGLLLLCEFSRQNRTLTAPELARRLSLPRSTIFRLLTTLETMGFVTRSGNEYRLGMSVLRLGFEYLASLELTELGQPLLARLCDRLNYPSNLVVRDGRSIVYVAKVSPPSVFSSAVTVGTRLPAHATVLGRILLADLSLSELRELYPEEHLEQFSPCTPKTVLELFDLVQADRLRGYVSGEGFFESTISTVAAPVRDDSGQVVAALGLTIPTVQIGHVNFDNLLGQVRGSADELSRLLNYTPNTGHHRVTALMRD; this is translated from the coding sequence ATGGATCCGTCGAAGGAAAACCAGGACAAGTACATTGTCCCGGGCCTGGAACGCGGCCTGCTGCTGCTGTGCGAATTCAGCCGGCAGAACCGTACCCTGACCGCCCCCGAGCTGGCCCGGCGCCTGTCGCTGCCGCGCTCGACCATCTTCCGCCTGCTGACCACCCTGGAAACCATGGGCTTCGTCACCCGCAGCGGCAACGAATACCGCCTGGGCATGTCGGTGCTGCGCCTGGGCTTCGAATACCTGGCCTCGCTGGAGCTGACCGAACTGGGCCAGCCACTGCTGGCACGGCTGTGCGATCGCCTGAACTACCCAAGCAACCTGGTGGTGCGCGACGGCCGCTCGATCGTCTACGTGGCCAAGGTTTCACCGCCCTCGGTGTTCTCCAGCGCAGTCACCGTCGGCACACGCCTGCCTGCCCATGCCACGGTGCTTGGGCGCATCCTGCTGGCCGACCTGAGCCTGAGCGAGTTGCGTGAGCTGTATCCCGAAGAACACCTGGAGCAGTTCTCGCCGTGCACGCCCAAAACCGTGCTGGAGCTGTTCGACCTGGTCCAGGCCGATCGCCTGCGCGGCTATGTCAGTGGCGAAGGCTTCTTCGAGTCGACCATCTCCACGGTGGCTGCCCCCGTACGTGATGACAGCGGACAGGTAGTCGCCGCGCTCGGCCTGACCATCCCGACCGTGCAGATCGGCCACGTCAATTTCGACAACCTGCTGGGCCAGGTACGGGGCAGCGCCGATGAGTTGTCGCGGTTGCTCAACTACACGCCCAACACCGGTCACCACCGCGTCACCGCGCTGATGAGGGACTGA